In Mucilaginibacter celer, one DNA window encodes the following:
- a CDS encoding VOC family protein has protein sequence MKLKYIPVYTADFDSQLNFYTQKLGFKVTGTMTFHEGRESTVIRSDKLNVALLVTNNDSNSDKSNVIINTTDCLNDYHLLKTAGVFFCKSPAYLPAGLVAEFMDPAGNRFMLLEERNYNE, from the coding sequence ATGAAATTGAAATATATACCGGTTTATACAGCCGACTTTGATAGTCAACTTAATTTTTACACGCAAAAATTGGGTTTTAAGGTAACCGGTACCATGACGTTTCATGAGGGGAGAGAAAGCACAGTGATCCGGTCGGATAAATTAAATGTTGCCTTGCTTGTAACTAATAACGATAGCAACAGTGATAAGAGTAATGTAATCATCAACACTACCGATTGCCTGAATGATTATCATTTGCTTAAAACAGCAGGGGTGTTTTTCTGTAAGTCGCCTGCCTACTTACCGGCAGGTTTAGTTGCCGAATTTATGGACCCGGCGGGAAACAGGTTTATGTTACTGGAAGAAAGAAATTATAACGAATAA
- a CDS encoding response regulator — MARNIKVSIIEDDETLRDGYAFLIGATDGYDVISTYCSYDEAAKKIAADKPDVILLDIELPGVNGIDAIPKLKKLLPNCYILILTVYESEKQIFNALANGASGYLTKNTPSAKIIESIKEVRDGGGPMSINIARLVIRSFQKNQESPLSKRETQILELIGEGKSRGQIAAELFIDLETVRSHIKNIYLKLDVNSRADAIKLARQNKLI; from the coding sequence ATGGCCCGTAACATTAAGGTAAGTATAATTGAGGATGATGAAACCCTGCGCGATGGCTATGCCTTTTTAATTGGCGCCACCGATGGTTATGATGTTATCAGCACCTATTGCTCATACGATGAAGCTGCCAAAAAAATAGCCGCCGACAAGCCTGATGTAATCCTGCTTGATATCGAGTTGCCCGGCGTAAACGGTATCGACGCTATCCCGAAACTAAAAAAACTGCTGCCCAATTGCTATATCCTGATATTGACAGTTTACGAATCGGAAAAGCAGATCTTTAATGCGCTGGCCAACGGTGCTTCGGGTTATCTCACTAAAAATACACCCTCGGCAAAAATTATCGAATCGATAAAGGAAGTGCGCGACGGCGGCGGACCAATGAGCATCAATATAGCCCGGCTGGTGATCCGTTCCTTTCAAAAAAACCAGGAATCGCCATTGTCAAAGCGCGAAACGCAGATCCTGGAGCTGATAGGTGAGGGCAAAAGCCGTGGGCAGATAGCCGCTGAGCTTTTTATTGACCTGGAGACGGTAAGGAGCCATATAAAAAATATCTACCTTAAGCTGGATGTTAACTCCCGGGCCGATGCTATTAAGCTGGCGAGGCAGAATAAGTTGATATAG